The segment GCCTGACGCACACGCCCGCGGTCATGCTCGGCACGAAGGTCAGGTTGCAGGACGAGATCCAGTTCAACCTGCTGCACAACCGCGTCGAGACCGAGGCCAGCATCGTCTACGCCGAGCCCGGCGTCATCGGCGCCTGGTCGTGGATTCCATGGCAGTCCATCAGGGTCGCGGAACGGAAGAACCTCTCCTTCGTCAACGCCATCGGGCACATGACTGCCGGCCACGGTCCCTGGGGGAGCGTCGTCATCGACGACCAGGGCCGCATCGTCCTCAACGCCGAATACGCCGTCGTCGCCTCCATCAACCGCTTCGACCTCCTCGCCTGGACCGTCACGTCGGCCGACGCCGCCCAGCTCCACGCCGACCTCACCGGCGAGTACGGCGTCTACGACTGGACGGCCATCGAGAGCAAGGCCCCGGTGTGGAACCAGCACATCGTGCAGCCCAAGAGGCTCCGCAAGTTCTCCTCCAGGGCCAAGGCCGGAAAGCTCGCCTACGGCTCCGAGACCTGGGACCAGTTGGTCACGCCCTGGCTCAAGCCCACCCACCGGGTCGTGGACTTCGGCGCCGGGTACGGCGACTACGCCAAGCACCTGCGCGCCAAGGGCTTCAACATCCACGACTACGAGCCCTACCGCTGCCGGGACGGCTCGTACGCAGTCGACATCCGCGCCGTCGTCGGCATGATCCGCGACATCGACAAGGACATCCAGGCCAACGGCCTCTACGACGTAGTCGTCCTCGACTCAGTCATCAACGCCACCACCTCCCTCGACTACCAGCACTGGGTGATGACCACCGTTAATGCCCTGTGCGCGGCCGACGGGGTGGTGTGCCTCGGCACCCGCAACCTCGCCCGTGAACTCCGGGACGAGCAGGCCAAGCGGGTCACCTCCCAAACAGCCACCACGAAGATGAGCTTCCTCGACGACGACAACGTGGAGATGAACTTCGTCAAGGGGAAGTGGCAGAAGCTCCGATTCCACACCCCTCAAACTCTGGAGCCCCTGCTTCGCCGTTACTTCGAGGAGGTGCAGGTCACCGACCTCAGCGGCTCCAATATCAAGGCCACCTGCCGCCGCCCCATCGCGCTCCCCAAAGAGGAATACGAGAAGGCATTCGAGGAGGAATTCAATATGCCTTACCCGAATGGCTTCCGGCATGACAGGCATCTGGGGTTGGTGGGAAATTTGATAAA is part of the Streptomyces sp. NBC_01262 genome and harbors:
- a CDS encoding methyltransferase domain-containing protein; this encodes MSSPPTTTFYEAYPLDRLRPADYNPRRLSEEAFVRLQASLRRHGVVKPVILNADGTLVAGHQRTKGLQAIGLTHTPAVMLGTKVRLQDEIQFNLLHNRVETEASIVYAEPGVIGAWSWIPWQSIRVAERKNLSFVNAIGHMTAGHGPWGSVVIDDQGRIVLNAEYAVVASINRFDLLAWTVTSADAAQLHADLTGEYGVYDWTAIESKAPVWNQHIVQPKRLRKFSSRAKAGKLAYGSETWDQLVTPWLKPTHRVVDFGAGYGDYAKHLRAKGFNIHDYEPYRCRDGSYAVDIRAVVGMIRDIDKDIQANGLYDVVVLDSVINATTSLDYQHWVMTTVNALCAADGVVCLGTRNLARELRDEQAKRVTSQTATTKMSFLDDDNVEMNFVKGKWQKLRFHTPQTLEPLLRRYFEEVQVTDLSGSNIKATCRRPIALPKEEYEKAFEEEFNMPYPNGFRHDRHLGLVGNLIKLAVERNESLAN